In a single window of the Nicotiana tomentosiformis chromosome 8, ASM39032v3, whole genome shotgun sequence genome:
- the LOC104099086 gene encoding transcription repressor MYB6, producing the protein MGHHSCCNQQKVKRGLWSPEEDEKLIRYITTHGYGCWSEVPEKAGLQRCGKSCRLRWINYLRPDIRRGRFTPEEEKLIISLHGAVGNRWAHIASHLPGRTDNEIKNYWNSWIKKKLKKPSKQSTNNTTYITDQQQQQQQRSQLAYNTITTSQPEIFLTQDLGLTKSQVLQDSSLLINSPNQLFFFDNGSLDTMTNVNDVTNRGTNNASLFQEISVLNSEFWQVDQQQHQHQVQSSYTTGMDSNYLPPLIETTVSPVEIPNSKYNNNMIVEGQDNNQMNEEWSSSPRITRTNREMVQLTEEWSHVDTQQCCPSYLFWDQEIRSLDGDEILDPSTSNNLGQILSAFPSSL; encoded by the exons ATGGGACACCATTCATGTTGTAATCAACAAAAGGTAAAGAGAGGACTTTGGTCCCCTGAAGAAGATGAAAAGCTCATTAGATATATTACAACTCATGGCTATGGCTGCTGGAGTGAAGTCCCTGAGAAAGCTG GGCTTCAAAGATGTGGAAAGAGTTGTCGATTGAGATGGATCAATTATTTGAGGCCAGACATTAGAAGAGGAAGATTTACCCCAGAAGAGGAGAAGTTGATTATTAGTCTCCACGGAGCTGTAGGCAACAG GTGGGCACATATAGCAAGTCATTTACCTGGAAGAACAGATAATGAAATAAAGAATTACTGGAATTCTTGGATAAAAAAGAAGTTAAAAAAGCCTTCAAAGCAATCAACAAATAACACCACTTATATTActgatcaacaacaacaacaacaacaacgatctCAATTGGCTTATAACACAATTACAACAAGCCAACCAGAAATATTCTTGACTCAAGATCTTGGACTAACAAAATCTCAAGTCCTCCAAGATTCTTCCCTATTGATCAATTCTCCAAACCAATTGTTCTTTTTTGACAATGGATCACTAGACACTATGACAAATGTCAATGATGTTACAAATCGAGGTACTAATAATGCCTCATTATTTCAAGAAATATCAGTATTGAACTCAGAATTCTGGCAAGTCGatcaacaacaacatcaacatcaagTACAATCATCATACACAACGGGAATGGATTCGAATtatttgccaccactgatagaaACCACGGTATCACCGGTAGAAATACCTAATAGTAAATATAACAATAATATGATAGTGGAAGGTCAAGATAATAATCAGATGAATGAAGAATGGTCCAGTTCTCCGAGAATAACCCGTACAAATCGAGAAATGGTCCAGTTGACTGAAGAATGGAGTCATGTGGATACACAACAATGTTGTCCAAGTTATCTATTTTGGGATCAAGAAATAAGATCACTAGATGGGGATGAAATATTAGACCCAAGCACATCAAACAATTTGGGACAGATTTTATCGGCTTTCCCTTCTTCTCTATGA
- the LOC104099087 gene encoding mitogen-activated protein kinase homolog MMK2-like, with product MANQTGGASSAGSSREIRGVLIHGGKYVRYNVYGNLFEVSSKYVPPIRPIGRGAYGLVCAAINSETCEEVAIKKIGNAFDNRIDAKRTLREIKLLRHMDHENIIAIKDIIRPPKKEAFNDVYIIYELMDTDLHQIIRSEQPLTNDHCQYFMYQLLRGLKYVHSANVLHRDLKPSNLLLNANCDLKIGDFGLARTTSETDFMTEYVVTRWYRAPELLLNCSEYTAAIDVWSVGCILGEIMTREPLFPGKDYVHQLRLITELLGSPDDASLRFLRSDNARRYVRELPQYPKQQFSARFPNMSPLAIDLLEKMLVFDPTRRITVDEALCHPFLSSLHDINDEPICPRPFSFDFEQPSISEENIKELIWKESVKFYPDFVELKI from the exons ATGGCTAATCAAACTGGCGGAGCTTCAAGCGCTGGCAGTAGTCGTGAAATCAGAGGAGTGCTCATACACGGCGGTAAATACGTCCGTTACAATGTGTACGGTAACTTATTTGAAGTCTCCAGCAAATACGTTCCTCCTATTCGTCCCATCGGCCGCGGAGCTTACGGCCTCGTATG TGCTGCTATAAATTCAGAGACATGTGAGGAAGTTGCGATTAAGAAAATAGGAAATGCATTTGATAATAGAATTGATGCGAAGAGGACATTGAGAGAAATTAAGCTACTTCGGCACATGGATCACGAAAAT ATTATTGCAATCAAAGACATTATAAGGCCGCCAAAGAAAGAGGCTTTCAATGATGTGTACATAATTTATGAACTAATGGATACTGATCTTCATCAGATTATTCGGTCTGAACAACCTTTGACAAATGATCACTGTCAG TACTTCATGTATCAGCTATTACGTGGACTGAAATATGTACACTCAGCAAATGTCTTACATCGTGATCTTAAGCCAAGCAATTTGCTCCTAAATGCAAATTGCGACCTCAAGATTGGTGACTTTGGTTTGGCGAGGACAACTTCTGAGACAGATTTCATGACTGAATATGTTGTCACTCGCTGGTATCGGGCACCTGAACTGCTCCTTAACTGTTCGGAATACACGGCCGCAATTGATGTTTGGTCGGTTGGTTGTATTCTCGGTGAAATAATGACAAGAGAACCTTTGTTTCCCGGAAAAGATTATGTACATCAGCTGAGACTCATTACTGAG CTACTAGGTTCTCCTGATGATGCCAGCCTTAGATTTCTGAGAAGTGATAATGCCCGAAGATATGTCCGAGAGCTTCCTCAATATCCTAAGCAACAATTTTCTGCAAGATTTCCTAACATGTCACCTTTGGCTATTGATTTACTTGAAAAGATGCTTGTCTTTGACCCAACCCGACGGATTACAG TTGATGAGGCTCTTTGTCACCCATTTTTGTCATCTCTTCATGACATCAACGATGAGCCGATTTGTCCCAGGCCTTTCAGTTTTGATTTTGAGCAGCCCTCAATTTCTGAAGAAAATATCAAGGAACTGATTTGGAAGGAGTCCGTGAAGTTCTACCCAGACTTTGTTGAACTAAAAATATGA
- the LOC104099088 gene encoding probable polygalacturonase translates to MEFPIITLRNIPAIHRILLLAVVILTALGNVHGRHKVHKWETIEYSAISCRAHTAWLTDFGGVGDGTTLNTNAFKTAVDHLSQFQSDGGSLLYVPAGKWLTGSFNLTSHFTLYFDKDAVLLASEDENDYPVIAPLPSYGRGRDNDGGRFISLIFGANLTDVVITGENGTIDGQGQLWWDKFHKKELQYTRPYLIEIMYSDNIQISSLTLVNSPSWNVHPVYCSNIIIQGITILAPVRSPNTDGINPDSCINTRIEDCYIVSGDDCIAVKSGWDEYGVAFGMPTKQLAIRRITCISPTSATIALGSEMSGGIQDVRAEDIVAIDTESGVRIKTAVGRGGYVKDIYVKGVTMKTMKYVFWMTGDYGSHPDNNYDPNALPVIDNINYRDMVAENVTIAAKLSGISGDPFTGICISNVTIELAPKAKKLAWNCTDISGISSGVVPQPCELLPDQGTENVAPCNFPTENLPIDEMKVQTCYCRKKIY, encoded by the exons ATGGAGTTTCCAATTATCACTCTCAGAAACATTCCT GCAATTCACAGGATTTTACTACTAGCCGTAGTGATTCTAACGGCGTTAGGCAACGTTCACGGCCGTCATAAAGTACACAAATGGGAAACAATAGAGTACTCCGCCATAAGTTGCAGAGCACACACCGCTTGGTTGACGGATTTTGGTGGAGTTGGTGACGGAACGACGTTGAACACTAATGCTTTTAAAACGGCCGTTGATCACTTGAGTCAGTTTCAATCAGACGGTGGTTCACTGCTGTATGTACCCGCCGGAAAATGGTTGACGGGGAGTTTTAATTTGACTAGCCATTTTACTCTGTATTTCGACAAAGATGCCGTTCTTCTCGCCTCTGAG GATGAAAATGATTATCCGGTGATTGCACCGCTGCCGTCCTACGGTCGAGGAAGGGATAATGACGGAGGTAGATTCATTAGTCTTATTTTTGGAGCCAACCTCACCGATGTTGTCATCACAG GGGAAAATGGAACAATTGATGGTCAAGGGCAGCTATGGTGGGACAAATTCCACAAAAAAGAACTACAATATACAAGGCCATATCTGATAGAAATTATGTACTCTGATAACATTCAAATCTCGAGTCTTACATTGGTTAATTCTCCTTCATGGAATGTCCATCCTGTATATTGCAG CAATATTATTATCCAAGGCATCACTATCCTTGCACCAGTCAGATCTCCAAATACTGATGGGATTAACCCTG ATTCTTGCATAAATACTCGAATAGAAGACTGTTACATTGTCTCTGGAGATGATTGCATTGCTGTTAAGAGTGGCTGGGACGAGTATGGAGTTGCATTTGGGATGCCAACAAAGCAGCTCGCTATAAGGCGAATCACCTGCATTTCTCCAACCAGTGCTACAATTGCATTAGGCAGTGAAATGTCTGGAGGAATTCAGGATGTAAGAGCAGAGGACATAGTAGCAATCGATACAGAATCAGGGGTTCGAATCAAGACTGCAGTAGGACGAGGTGGATACGTAAAGGATATATATGTTAAAGGTGTGACAATGAAAACCATGAAATATGTATTCTGGATGACAGGAGATTATGGTTCTCACCCTGATAACAATTATGATCCGAATGCATTACCTGTGATCGACAACATCAATTACCGCGATATGGTTGCTGAGAATGTGACCATTGCTGCTAAGCTTTCAGGAATTTCTGGTGATCCATTCACTGGAATTTGCATATCAAATGTCACGATTGAGTTGGCGCCTAAAGCAAAGAAACTGGCTTGGAATTGTACAGATATTTCGGGGATTTCAAGTGGTGTGGTTCCTCAGCCTTGTGAGTTGTTGCCAGATCAGGGAACAGAGAACGTTGCGCCCTGTAATTTCCCAACAGAGAACTTACCAATTGATGAAATGAAAGTTCAGACGTGTTACTGCAGGAAGAAAATATATTAA